The following proteins are co-located in the Agromyces laixinhei genome:
- a CDS encoding FtsK/SpoIIIE domain-containing protein: MSLRLTIDPATGSGATGSWSLDVDEATTVGEVAEALGLPSVALDPLAGETASLSESTLLSGASVPNRGDQSLPLGTLRLEFVGGPFAGDAVALARGAVVTVGRDSGASIVVADGALAPMHASLALSDATTGDGRPARLVATLTPAPGADVWVNGERLEDAREIVPADLLQLGSSVLRLGVAPAADADLTRDALGDRGFNRPSRIRPAIEQPTIPLPGDRPEDPDQSPLPWLSAIIPVVLGVTMALVFGRAIMLLMAAASPIMVIGSFLTNRKLAKKKGVKTERQWIEEVRVAEGRIEDLAKVQRLANWYRLPDPVVIGDIATKPMSRLWERRRADSDALSMRVGVAEVSLDVRFEGGGRDRGETRRVGVSPSPVAADLRNGPLGIAGSADAVRSVSRSIVASFATLRSPRDSEIVIVCPDDAAEDWAWTQWLPHVESGPAAAAVGNTDDSRRERVRELGVVLEQRVRASGQRGAPPSNDILVIVDGAREYRMLPGMVPLLEHGANHGIHVVALDSERARLPEEAKSVVVVDDHDLAMARVETGSEYYPMVLLDGLSVTRCEQIARSLCSLRHVSGVGDDAMLPSSVRYVELMKIDLDDPEPIVRRWSTHPRNTFVVVGATGDGEFAIDISRDGPHALVAGTTGSGKSEFLQALVVSLAMANRPDALNFVLVDYKGGSAFADCERLPHTVGMVTNLDARETERALASLDAELKRREKVLRDMNAKDVDSAWAKDADTAARRGLARLMIVIDEFAELKTELPEFIDGLVRIARVGRSLGVNLVLATQRPAGVVTPEMQSNINLRVALRVTDRTDSSDILGSGEAAMISPSTPGRGFVRTGPASAPVPFQTARVAGIRPGVQRQVKVLPRKAPLEWADLGYPVRYPKAVSTQQQNADHDDTDLRALVNLVADATQQLGVPKNPSPWLMPLPTVLPLEKFQDQRVPEHHIALGLEDVPGEQSQRSLTWGVAEGSHLLFLGGALSGRTTALRTMLAQLVQEFSPADLHMYIIDFGNGALLPLVDAPHTGAVVTQLDSDRLPRLVQRLLEELSRRQSVLSAAGVGHISEQRAQSAPEARLPYAIVAVDGWERMLSTMNPDQLVTFRDQFMRILREGPAVGVRVIITGDRGITGDKIISFIDEQYVLPLRDIADYRTAGILAREVPLNLGPGRVLFGANAAEAQLAVLVHDTSGEAQATALRRIVEQVRDHFDQFPQLAALPSPFRVDPLPSHFALTAAYELPLGESGPDDGPVVAVGGDLLSRFTLDWPAEGGFVVTGPRKSGRSSALAAIVHQLAWRKAPVVVVSGRESILTEVATTHGIHVIRGGDIGPAELEPILDAAGEFVTVVVDDAEQLKNAPIEHALTGAKHRAVFIVAADSESLSTLFGGPVVEAKRARRALVLRPESTIMGTQAVGSPIPKFMLGRATPGSAVLTTPSGWLPVRVPDIRQ, encoded by the coding sequence ATGAGCCTGAGACTGACGATCGATCCGGCGACCGGGAGCGGGGCCACGGGCTCGTGGTCGCTCGACGTGGATGAGGCGACGACCGTCGGCGAGGTCGCCGAGGCGCTCGGCCTGCCCAGCGTCGCGCTCGACCCGCTCGCCGGTGAGACGGCATCGCTCTCCGAGAGCACCCTGCTGTCCGGGGCATCCGTGCCGAATCGAGGCGACCAGTCGCTGCCGCTGGGCACGCTGCGCCTCGAGTTCGTCGGCGGCCCCTTCGCGGGCGACGCCGTCGCCCTCGCCCGGGGCGCCGTCGTGACCGTCGGCCGCGATTCGGGCGCCTCGATCGTCGTCGCCGACGGCGCGCTGGCGCCGATGCACGCGAGCCTCGCCCTCAGCGACGCGACGACCGGAGACGGACGCCCCGCGCGCCTGGTCGCGACCCTGACCCCGGCGCCCGGAGCGGATGTCTGGGTCAACGGAGAGCGTCTCGAGGACGCGCGCGAGATCGTTCCCGCCGATCTGCTGCAGCTCGGCAGCAGCGTGCTGCGACTCGGTGTCGCGCCGGCCGCCGATGCCGACCTCACCCGTGATGCACTCGGCGATCGCGGATTCAACCGCCCGTCGCGCATCCGCCCCGCGATCGAGCAACCGACCATCCCACTGCCGGGAGATCGCCCCGAAGACCCCGATCAGTCGCCGCTGCCGTGGCTGTCGGCGATCATCCCCGTCGTGCTCGGCGTGACCATGGCGTTGGTGTTCGGCCGGGCGATCATGCTGCTGATGGCTGCGGCCAGCCCGATCATGGTCATCGGCTCCTTCCTCACCAACCGCAAGCTGGCGAAGAAGAAGGGCGTGAAGACCGAACGCCAGTGGATCGAGGAGGTGCGCGTCGCAGAGGGGCGAATCGAAGACCTCGCCAAGGTGCAGCGGCTCGCGAACTGGTACCGGCTGCCCGACCCCGTCGTCATCGGCGATATCGCGACCAAGCCGATGTCGCGCCTCTGGGAGCGGCGCCGGGCCGACTCCGATGCCCTGTCGATGCGCGTCGGAGTGGCAGAGGTCTCCCTCGACGTGCGCTTCGAGGGTGGGGGCCGCGACCGAGGTGAGACCCGCCGCGTCGGCGTGTCCCCGTCACCGGTCGCAGCTGACCTGCGCAACGGGCCCCTCGGCATCGCCGGGTCGGCCGACGCCGTCCGCAGCGTCTCACGCTCGATCGTCGCGAGCTTCGCCACGCTGCGATCGCCCCGCGACTCCGAGATCGTCATCGTCTGCCCCGACGACGCGGCAGAGGACTGGGCGTGGACCCAGTGGCTGCCCCACGTCGAGAGCGGCCCGGCCGCCGCTGCGGTCGGCAACACCGATGACAGCCGGCGCGAGCGCGTGCGCGAGCTCGGCGTCGTGCTCGAGCAGCGGGTGCGCGCTTCAGGCCAGCGCGGCGCCCCGCCGTCCAACGACATCCTCGTCATCGTCGACGGTGCCCGTGAATATCGCATGCTGCCGGGCATGGTGCCGTTGCTCGAGCACGGTGCGAACCACGGCATCCACGTCGTCGCCCTCGACAGCGAGCGTGCGCGGCTGCCGGAAGAGGCCAAGAGCGTGGTCGTGGTCGACGACCACGACCTGGCCATGGCGCGCGTCGAGACCGGCTCCGAGTACTACCCGATGGTGCTGCTCGACGGACTGTCGGTGACGCGTTGCGAGCAGATCGCGCGCAGCCTGTGCTCCCTGCGACACGTCAGCGGCGTCGGAGACGACGCCATGCTGCCGAGCAGCGTGCGCTACGTCGAGCTGATGAAGATCGACCTCGACGACCCCGAACCGATCGTGCGTCGCTGGTCGACCCACCCCCGGAACACCTTCGTCGTGGTCGGCGCGACCGGTGACGGCGAGTTCGCGATCGACATCTCGCGCGACGGCCCGCACGCACTCGTGGCGGGCACCACGGGTTCGGGCAAGTCGGAGTTCCTCCAGGCCCTCGTCGTCAGCCTCGCGATGGCGAACCGGCCCGACGCGCTGAACTTCGTGCTCGTCGACTACAAGGGCGGTTCTGCGTTCGCCGACTGCGAGCGGCTGCCGCACACCGTCGGCATGGTGACCAACCTCGACGCTCGCGAGACCGAACGTGCGCTCGCCTCGCTCGACGCCGAACTGAAGCGCCGCGAGAAGGTGCTGCGCGACATGAACGCGAAGGACGTCGACTCGGCGTGGGCGAAGGACGCCGACACGGCCGCCCGTCGCGGACTCGCGCGACTGATGATCGTCATCGACGAGTTCGCCGAACTCAAGACCGAGCTGCCCGAGTTCATCGACGGACTCGTGCGTATCGCCCGGGTCGGTCGCTCGCTCGGCGTGAACCTCGTGCTCGCCACCCAGCGTCCTGCCGGTGTCGTCACCCCCGAGATGCAGTCGAACATCAACCTGCGTGTCGCCCTGCGAGTCACCGACCGCACCGACTCCTCCGACATCCTCGGTTCGGGCGAGGCGGCGATGATCAGCCCATCGACCCCGGGTCGGGGCTTCGTGCGCACGGGGCCCGCCTCGGCGCCCGTTCCCTTCCAGACGGCCCGGGTGGCGGGCATCCGGCCCGGAGTGCAGCGGCAGGTGAAAGTGCTGCCGCGCAAGGCGCCGCTCGAGTGGGCGGATCTCGGCTACCCGGTGCGCTATCCGAAGGCGGTGTCGACCCAGCAGCAGAACGCCGACCACGACGACACCGATCTGCGGGCGCTCGTGAACCTCGTGGCAGACGCGACCCAGCAGCTCGGCGTACCGAAGAATCCGTCGCCGTGGCTCATGCCGCTGCCGACCGTGCTCCCGCTCGAGAAGTTCCAGGACCAGCGTGTGCCCGAACACCACATCGCGCTCGGCCTCGAAGACGTGCCGGGTGAGCAATCCCAGCGCAGCCTCACCTGGGGCGTCGCGGAGGGTTCGCACCTGCTCTTCCTCGGTGGCGCCCTGTCCGGCCGCACGACGGCGCTGCGCACGATGCTGGCGCAGCTCGTGCAGGAGTTCTCGCCGGCCGACCTGCACATGTACATCATCGACTTCGGCAACGGTGCACTGCTGCCGCTCGTCGATGCCCCGCACACCGGTGCGGTCGTCACCCAGCTCGACTCCGATCGCCTGCCGCGTCTCGTGCAACGCCTGCTCGAAGAGCTGAGCCGTCGGCAGTCGGTGCTCTCGGCTGCCGGGGTCGGGCACATCTCAGAGCAGCGCGCCCAGTCGGCCCCCGAAGCGCGACTGCCGTACGCGATCGTCGCGGTCGACGGCTGGGAGCGCATGCTCTCGACGATGAACCCCGACCAGCTCGTCACCTTCCGTGACCAGTTCATGCGCATCCTCCGCGAGGGCCCGGCCGTGGGTGTGCGCGTGATCATCACCGGCGACCGCGGCATCACCGGCGACAAGATCATCTCGTTCATCGACGAGCAGTACGTGCTGCCGCTGCGCGACATCGCCGACTATCGCACGGCCGGCATCCTCGCGCGGGAGGTCCCGCTGAACCTCGGGCCGGGGCGCGTGCTGTTCGGAGCGAATGCCGCCGAAGCCCAGCTCGCCGTGCTCGTGCACGACACCAGCGGCGAGGCGCAGGCGACCGCTCTGCGCCGCATCGTCGAGCAGGTGCGCGACCACTTCGACCAGTTCCCGCAGCTCGCAGCGCTGCCGTCGCCGTTCCGCGTGGATCCGCTGCCGAGCCACTTCGCGCTGACCGCAGCCTACGAGCTGCCGCTCGGTGAGTCCGGGCCCGATGACGGCCCGGTCGTCGCAGTCGGCGGTGACCTGCTGTCTCGATTCACTCTCGACTGGCCGGCCGAAGGCGGGTTCGTCGTCACCGGGCCGCGCAAGTCCGGTCGCTCGTCGGCGCTCGCGGCGATCGTGCACCAGCTGGCCTGGCGCAAGGCTCCGGTCGTCGTGGTCTCGGGTCGGGAGTCGATCCTCACCGAGGTGGCCACCACCCATGGAATCCACGTCATCCGGGGAGGCGACATCGGACCGGCAGAGCTCGAGCCGATCCTCGATGCCGCCGGAGAGTTCGTCACCGTCGTCGTCGACGACGCCGAGCAGCTCAAGAATGCACCCATCGAGCATGCGCTCACGGGTGCGAAGCATCGAGCGGTGTTCATCGTGGCCGCCGATTCCGAGTCGCTGTCGACGTTGTTCGGCGGTCCGGTCGTCGAGGCGAAGCGCGCCAGGCGTGCCCTCGTCCTGCGGCCGGAGTCGACGATCATGGGCACGCAGGCAGTCGGTTCACCGATTCCGAAGTTCATGCTCGGTCGGGCCACGCCCGGTTCCGCCGTGCTCACGACGCCGAGCGGCTGGCTGCCGGTGCGGGTGCCGGACATCCGGCAATGA